In Phyllopteryx taeniolatus isolate TA_2022b chromosome 22, UOR_Ptae_1.2, whole genome shotgun sequence, the DNA window AGGCACTCCGTAGTGGAACGGGAAGAATATTTATTCGGTGGCATCTCAGGTGGCGCCGGTATACATGTGCCCTCCCATGCTGACGCCGACTCTGGGACCAGGCAAGGATGCTTCATTTGTGCAACAAACGCTCTCCAAAGCTGACAAACACATGGGAACATGAACAGAACATGACAGGCCGGGGGGGGGAACGTGGTAAACCGCCCGCAGAAATGTAGTGCGTCTTTGAGCCTCTGGGACTCAGCACTCAGAGAACAAGAATTAAGGTTCTAAATTTATCTTCTTTCCCTCTCTTCAGATCATCACAGACTTTGTCTTCCTGTGTCCATCGCGAAGGTCGGCGCGTGTAGGCACAGAAGCAGGCTGCAAAGCGTGGATGTACGTATTCGACCACGTGACCTCGGACCCCCGCGTCTGGTCCGGTCTGACCTTCTGCTACCGGCACGTCTGCCACGGCGCCGAGTTGCCGTTCGTCTTCGACTCGGCCCCCGCGGCCAACTTCACGATGACGCCGGCCGAGAAGGTGCTGTCCAATCGGATGCTGTGTTACTGGGGCGCCTTCGCCCACACGGGTGACCCGTCCTCACGGGTCAGTCAGACAACCTTCTGCCGGGAGCAACGTCTGCCCGTGTGGCCTCGCTATTCTGACACCAGCGGGTGGCTGGTCATGAACCTGACAGTGCACTCGCATGCACAAATGGGGACCAGGAGCCATGTGTGTGACTTCTGGGACCATCTGGGTATCTACTAGGGCTGCAAAATTCCATGAATTTTCAAAGAATATGATTTCCACATGTTTGTGTTCCAGTCATGTTTCGCTTACGGCAGTGGTGCATCAGTCTAATTCTGTGTTAAAAACAAACTGCAACCCAATCCTCAAAAATGCCTGTTTGCCTCTCAATAAACTATCCCAATAAAATATGTCCCCCCCCCCGCATTCTGCACTTAATAGCGTTAGTTCTGCTATTTAATGGGCTACACTTCTTCCACGACATTTTCTCAGGGCCCATATGTGATTTAATCAATATAATTGTGTAGATGCGGTTTTCACAACATTTAGTTTTCTGCTAGCTC includes these proteins:
- the LOC133472278 gene encoding cAMP-regulated D2 protein, which translates into the protein MEPLQHDALKLGKDFAKKTNCSVADIVCLLSLAPRAVLEAQMKTSSELVNPFRFLEVFETWGPFIDGELITDQAVTAFQKGHWHKEKPVLLGTTSEEGVIFVYGVFNKPVSAVQSIMYVTAIFKQHSLRILHKYLPLYRDSDRRDMLAQIITDFVFLCPSRRSARVGTEAGCKAWMYVFDHVTSDPRVWSGLTFCYRHVCHGAELPFVFDSAPAANFTMTPAEKVLSNRMLCYWGAFAHTGDPSSRVSQTTFCREQRLPVWPRYSDTSGWLVMNLTVHSHAQMGTRSHVCDFWDHLGIY